From Macrobrachium nipponense isolate FS-2020 chromosome 6, ASM1510439v2, whole genome shotgun sequence, a single genomic window includes:
- the LOC135216769 gene encoding thyroid hormone receptor alpha-like, translated as MASHVESREGHPSGYGIKEEDDYIELDVDIKDVAKTELEVHNPEETARSLNGESIRTDHKVCSVCGRSAKNHHFGVLCCDPCGVFFRRGVQSNLWETYICFKDNHCDITKNRKSCQCCRFKKCLSAGMDMSLVMTEADRRARRSRKMKKQRQITLDRQRLGGAAQQSYLDILQEFNNASDLTCDLGDCRCSRHEQQRRTNPVNEDTISKYKIADLQKILRKCLTFPEVLTPLRVGDPDITENLFIVFCKNIGRFFCSIPEFQELDPTYQGYLLKPAIAKAMFILGTHQYNPINKCWPRVPLSPSCMFPTISMSDMERFIDDDVTMRKWKKFIEKFSSFFSDEVVTLLVLVTSLFDYKNSNLMAVPEIALRQAKYLQLYKVYLQSHHYQASNIMANLSYLKNSLIYVDELMESFQNSSTEANKGAARDDGTCQFSHSLSNKIPLQSEPTIISDTEGFSFLPAVTTDAEMILFNS; from the exons ATGGCGTCCCATGTTGAGTCCAGGGAAGGTCATCCATCTGGTTATGGTATCAAAGAAGAAGATGACTACATTGAATTAGATGTTGATATCAAAGACGTAGCGAAGACAGAATTGGAAGTTCATAATCCAGAGGAAACTGCAAGATCTTTGAATGGAGAATCGATTCGTACGGACCATAAG GTTTGCAGTGTCTGTGGGAGGAGTGCAAAGAACCACCATTTTGGAGTGCTGTGTTGTGATCCGTGTGGAGTGTTTTTCAGACGAGGTGTTCAGAGTAACCTCTGGGAAACTTACATCTGTTTTAAAGATAATCATTGTGACATCACCAAAAACAGGAAATCCTGTCAGTGTTGCAG GTTCAAGAAATGCCTCAGTGCAGGGATGGACATGTCCCTCGTCATGACAGAAGCGGACAGGAGAGCTCGCAGGAGTCGAAAGATGAAGAAGCAGAGACAGATTACATTAGATCGCCAAAGACTTGGAGGGGCTGCTCAGCAAAGCTATTTAGACATACTGCAAGAATTTAACAATGCTTCCGATCTCACGTGTGACCTTGGCGACTGCAGATGTTCCAGGCATGAGCAACAAAGGAGAACAAACCCTGTCAATGAGGACACGATCAGTAAATACAAAATCGCAGATCTTCAGAAGATTCTGCGAAAGTGTCTCACCTTCCCTGAAGTTCTGACCCCCCTTCGGGTGGGAGATCCAGACATCACTGAAAATCTCTTCATTGTCTTTTGCAAAAACATAGGAAGATTTTTTTGTTCAATTCCAGAATTCCAAGAGCTGGATCCTACATATCAAGGGTATTTGCTAAAACCTGCTATTGCTAAGGCCATGTTCATCTTGGGGACCCACCAGTACAATCCCATCAACAAATGTTGGCCAAGGGTTCCTTTGAGTCCTTCTTGTATGTTTCCAACCATTTCAATGTCTGATATGGAAAGATTTATTGATGATGACGTGACAATGCGAAAGTGGAAAAAGTTCATTGAAAAATTTTCTTCGTTTTTCTCTGACGAAGTGGTGACACTGCTGGTTCTGGTCACATCCCTCTTCGATTATAAGAATTCTAACTTGATGGCCGTCCCTGAGATAGCCCTTAGGCAGGCCAAATACCTTCAGTTATACAAAGTCTATTTGCAAAGTCATCATTACCAGGCCTCGAACATTATGGCAAATCTCTCGTATCTGAAGAACTCCTTGATATACGTCGACGAATTGATGGAATCTTTTCAAAACTCGAGCACTGAAGCGAATAAAGGAGCTGCTCGGGATGATGGTACTTGCCAGTTTTCACATtctttgagtaacaaaatccctctCCAAAGCGAGCCCACAATCATCAGTGATACTGAAGGTTTTTCATTTCTGCCTGCAGTCACCACAGATGCAGAGATGATCCTCTTTAACAGTTAG